Proteins encoded together in one Chitinophaga sp. LS1 window:
- a CDS encoding SusC/RagA family TonB-linked outer membrane protein, producing the protein MKQHPLPLALKRILCVPLFLLFLLPLTTRAQQAIKGKVSDDAKNPLAGVSIAIKNTHRGTVTAPDGSYSITAANGETLVFTFIGYNTLEITVNPGTQYNINLAPNVQNLDQMVVIGYGTQKKSSLTGSVASVNGKTLNELPVASVQQALQGRVPGVTVTNNGAPGTDPIVRIRGISSISYASDPLYVIDGFPTSNLTSFDSKDVLSVEVLKDASAAAIYGSRATNGVVIITTKKGTRSNKAEVRLDTYTGVQTAWKKIDLLNTQQYLQYERALNGAAGISKPPRLEDANWNSPIYDGTSQTYAQTNTDWQDAYFKSGLITQSNLSVSGGNDRSTYYMSSGYFKQDGIAQGVNYERGNFRINSEHNISRVFKVGENLLVAYSNQRYDNTSGNRTRLANVIRALPYLPVYDPTTQGGFRNAENSVDGADPTNPVEDALLLGDAHRKLFKLLGTVYAQVNFTPWLSFRSVFGADYAGQFQHQFTPIYNDKGRNSTVASINDQRANRTTLLYTEQLTLDKHFGRHHVNAIAVFERQPASNYGESQTGNQSTNDIETLVGATNVSAYSTTTATLIQSYIGRLNYEFGEKYLLSAAIRRDGLSVWAPGKKFQSFPSVSAGWRIDQESFMKPVTAVSELKLRGGWGVTGLNAIGIFPALQNSILANEYPWQAIVQANGATYPFGNTISVGNASYYNQLASADLEWEKTKQVNVGLDLGLFDNTITFTAEWYRRLTDNLILTIPTPPSFGYGGAGSQLNAASMKNTGVDLALGYNKTKGAFRWNVNANIGFIRNKILSLNTPNATIDAGSDADFGNGNMTRTVAGQPIQSFYGYVTDGIFQSQAEVDKGPVQLSGTDPAKSTAPGDIRFKDLNGDGSITSADRTFLGSYVPNYSYSLNYNANWHQFDLSVFFQGVQGNKIYNGTRVLLEGMARLFGAGTEVLNAWTPEHTNTDIPRAISGDPNSNLRVSNRWIEDGSYLRLKNLMIGYTLRNGAIRYISSFRVYVSSQNLLTFTKYKGWDPEIGSKNTTLTNGIDYGQYPAARSFQLGLQVGF; encoded by the coding sequence ATGAAGCAACACCCATTGCCACTGGCATTGAAGAGGATCCTGTGTGTTCCCCTCTTCCTCCTTTTCCTGTTACCGCTCACCACCCGAGCCCAGCAAGCCATCAAAGGAAAAGTCTCAGATGATGCTAAAAACCCTCTAGCCGGTGTTTCTATCGCCATCAAAAACACTCACCGGGGTACCGTCACCGCGCCCGACGGCTCTTACAGCATCACCGCCGCCAATGGCGAAACCCTGGTATTCACCTTCATCGGTTATAATACCCTGGAAATCACCGTCAATCCTGGTACCCAATACAACATTAACCTCGCCCCAAACGTCCAGAATCTGGATCAGATGGTCGTGATCGGTTATGGTACGCAAAAGAAAAGCTCCCTCACGGGTTCTGTCGCTTCCGTCAATGGCAAGACCCTCAATGAGTTGCCCGTAGCAAGTGTACAGCAGGCCTTGCAGGGGCGTGTACCGGGTGTGACTGTCACTAATAATGGCGCTCCTGGTACAGACCCCATCGTTCGGATCAGGGGGATCAGCTCCATCAGCTATGCCTCGGATCCCTTATACGTGATCGATGGATTTCCAACTTCCAACCTCACCAGCTTTGACAGCAAAGATGTCCTCTCCGTCGAAGTCCTGAAAGACGCCAGTGCTGCAGCTATCTATGGTTCCCGCGCTACCAATGGAGTCGTTATTATTACTACTAAAAAAGGTACCCGCAGCAACAAAGCAGAAGTAAGACTCGATACATACACAGGTGTACAAACTGCCTGGAAAAAGATCGACCTGCTCAATACCCAGCAATATCTGCAATACGAACGTGCCCTGAACGGTGCCGCTGGCATTTCCAAACCGCCACGTCTTGAAGATGCGAACTGGAATTCACCTATTTACGATGGTACTTCCCAGACGTATGCGCAGACCAATACTGACTGGCAGGATGCCTATTTCAAAAGTGGCTTAATCACCCAGTCCAACCTTTCAGTAAGCGGCGGAAATGACAGATCTACTTATTACATGTCCAGCGGTTACTTCAAGCAGGACGGGATTGCACAGGGCGTCAACTATGAGCGTGGCAACTTCCGTATCAATTCAGAACACAACATCAGTCGTGTCTTTAAGGTAGGAGAGAACCTGCTTGTCGCTTATTCCAATCAACGGTATGACAACACCTCCGGCAACCGGACCCGCCTTGCAAACGTAATTCGCGCATTGCCTTATCTGCCTGTGTACGATCCCACCACGCAGGGTGGTTTCCGGAATGCAGAAAACAGCGTTGATGGGGCTGACCCCACCAACCCTGTAGAAGATGCGCTATTACTAGGCGATGCGCACCGTAAACTCTTCAAACTCTTAGGTACAGTCTATGCTCAGGTTAACTTTACTCCATGGCTCAGTTTCCGCTCTGTATTTGGTGCAGACTACGCCGGCCAGTTCCAGCATCAATTTACTCCCATCTATAATGACAAAGGCCGGAATTCCACTGTTGCGTCCATCAATGATCAACGGGCCAACAGAACAACTTTACTCTACACAGAACAATTGACTTTAGATAAACACTTTGGCAGGCACCATGTCAATGCCATCGCTGTATTTGAAAGACAGCCTGCCAGTAACTATGGGGAATCCCAGACAGGGAACCAGAGTACAAATGACATCGAGACACTGGTTGGTGCAACGAACGTATCCGCTTATTCTACTACCACAGCCACACTCATCCAATCCTACATCGGCCGTCTGAACTACGAGTTCGGTGAAAAGTATTTACTGAGTGCTGCTATTCGTCGGGATGGTTTATCTGTATGGGCGCCTGGAAAGAAATTTCAGAGCTTCCCTTCAGTCTCCGCCGGTTGGCGTATTGACCAGGAAAGTTTTATGAAACCTGTTACCGCAGTTTCCGAATTGAAACTACGGGGTGGCTGGGGCGTGACTGGGCTGAATGCTATCGGTATTTTTCCGGCTTTACAAAACTCTATATTGGCTAATGAATATCCCTGGCAGGCTATTGTGCAGGCTAATGGTGCTACCTATCCCTTTGGCAATACCATTTCTGTCGGCAATGCTTCCTATTATAACCAGTTGGCGAGTGCTGACCTGGAATGGGAAAAAACCAAGCAGGTCAATGTGGGGTTGGACCTTGGGCTCTTTGATAATACCATCACCTTCACTGCAGAATGGTATCGCCGTTTGACTGACAACCTGATCCTCACGATTCCCACGCCTCCCAGCTTTGGTTATGGTGGTGCAGGGTCGCAACTCAATGCCGCCAGTATGAAAAATACAGGGGTAGACCTTGCGCTGGGCTATAACAAAACGAAAGGTGCTTTCAGGTGGAATGTAAATGCTAATATCGGTTTTATCAGGAATAAGATTCTTAGTCTGAACACGCCGAATGCTACCATAGATGCTGGCTCAGACGCCGATTTCGGGAATGGCAACATGACCCGTACGGTGGCTGGACAGCCGATTCAGTCCTTCTATGGTTATGTTACCGATGGCATTTTCCAGAGCCAGGCTGAAGTAGATAAAGGGCCTGTGCAGCTTTCTGGTACTGACCCTGCCAAGAGCACAGCGCCTGGTGATATCCGGTTCAAAGATTTGAATGGGGATGGGTCTATTACATCTGCAGATCGTACATTCCTGGGATCTTATGTTCCTAATTATTCTTACTCCCTGAACTATAATGCGAACTGGCACCAGTTCGACCTTTCTGTTTTCTTCCAGGGGGTGCAGGGCAATAAAATCTACAATGGCACCCGGGTGCTGCTTGAAGGCATGGCTCGTTTATTTGGTGCGGGTACAGAGGTGTTGAATGCCTGGACGCCGGAGCATACGAATACTGATATTCCCCGTGCTATCAGTGGGGATCCGAATTCGAATCTGCGGGTATCTAACCGCTGGATTGAAGATGGTTCTTACCTGAGGCTGAAGAATCTGATGATTGGGTATACACTGCGTAATGGTGCGATTCGGTATATCAGCAGTTTTAGGGTGTATGTGTCTTCTCAGAACCTGCTCACTTTTACAAAATATAAAGGATGGGATCCTGAAATCGGGTCTAAAAATACTACGCTTACCAATGGTATTGATTATGGGCAGTATCCTGCAGCGCGTTCATTCCAGTTGGGTTTGCAGGTAGGGTTTTAA
- a CDS encoding RagB/SusD family nutrient uptake outer membrane protein yields the protein MYKYIFIVCLLLGGLGCTKDLDKTNPGYATLDNYFKNSTELLSGTNAIYSTFHASTLIAREWFFVHDLRSDDVSSGGGQLEVPRGQILNGATTADNSVISSVWQGLYIIIHRSNTVIGSAPLVTDNDAVRDQCVAQAKFFRAWAYFELMTLWGPVPMYTQVVTESNQFQPRAAETAIYDQIIQDLTDAAGTLSATYAAADLGRVSSGAANAMLGRVYMQKGDYTSAKVALSKIVSSDLYRLVDNFNDNFLEETEFNAESIWEAVFVDKGDNSFDWGGTGDGAGNAQSTIRNQEYCPLAWRNLIPSNKFLNEFENTASGAAKTDPRYKWTVYETGDLFNSDADVLTDAMQNGNSSIVNGVTKKISWRKFMLIYKQSLSTASYHPGGNNQRIIRYADVLLMLAECANETGDIAGAVSYLNMVRDRPSVAMPHYPTAQFPTGSKEQVTKAIMHERTVELGDEEVRNRDILRWRKMGYFTTDPISYFRKNRDELLPIPQSEIDNNPALADGGISAQNSGY from the coding sequence ATGTATAAGTACATATTCATCGTCTGTCTGCTTCTTGGTGGACTAGGCTGTACCAAAGACCTTGACAAAACAAATCCAGGGTATGCCACCCTTGATAACTATTTCAAAAACAGCACAGAACTATTAAGCGGCACCAACGCTATTTACTCTACCTTCCACGCCAGCACCCTCATTGCCCGTGAATGGTTTTTCGTCCATGACCTTCGCAGCGACGACGTCTCGTCCGGTGGTGGTCAGCTGGAAGTACCCCGTGGTCAGATCCTGAATGGCGCCACTACCGCAGATAATTCCGTGATAAGTTCCGTATGGCAGGGATTATATATCATCATCCATCGTTCCAATACAGTTATTGGCAGTGCCCCCCTTGTCACCGATAATGACGCCGTTCGCGACCAGTGTGTAGCCCAGGCGAAGTTCTTCCGGGCATGGGCCTATTTTGAATTAATGACCCTGTGGGGACCAGTCCCAATGTACACACAGGTCGTAACTGAATCCAACCAGTTCCAACCCCGCGCAGCAGAAACTGCTATCTATGACCAGATCATCCAGGACCTGACAGATGCCGCCGGAACACTAAGCGCAACTTATGCCGCCGCTGATCTGGGGCGGGTGTCATCTGGCGCAGCCAATGCTATGCTGGGCAGAGTATACATGCAGAAAGGCGATTACACATCTGCCAAGGTAGCATTGTCAAAGATTGTTAGTTCCGATCTTTATCGCCTTGTAGACAACTTTAATGATAATTTCCTGGAAGAGACAGAGTTCAATGCAGAATCTATCTGGGAAGCTGTCTTTGTTGACAAAGGTGATAATTCCTTTGACTGGGGCGGTACTGGTGATGGCGCAGGTAACGCACAATCTACCATCCGCAACCAGGAATATTGTCCGCTGGCATGGCGTAATTTAATTCCATCTAATAAATTTCTGAACGAATTTGAAAACACTGCTTCTGGTGCCGCTAAAACAGACCCACGCTATAAATGGACGGTATATGAAACGGGTGATCTCTTTAACAGTGATGCAGATGTACTGACCGATGCGATGCAAAATGGAAACTCTTCTATTGTAAATGGAGTCACTAAGAAAATCAGCTGGCGCAAGTTTATGCTCATTTACAAGCAAAGTCTGTCCACTGCTTCTTATCACCCTGGTGGCAATAACCAGCGTATCATCCGCTATGCAGATGTGTTGCTCATGCTGGCAGAGTGTGCGAACGAAACTGGCGATATAGCAGGAGCCGTAAGCTACCTGAACATGGTCAGAGATCGTCCTTCTGTAGCAATGCCACATTATCCTACTGCCCAATTTCCAACAGGATCGAAGGAGCAGGTGACGAAAGCAATTATGCATGAAAGAACTGTTGAATTGGGAGATGAGGAGGTGCGTAACCGCGACATCTTAAGGTGGCGGAAAATGGGGTACTTCACGACTGATCCTATTAGTTATTTCAGAAAGAATCGGGATGAATTATTACCTATTCCTCAATCAGAAATAGATAATAACCCTGCACTGGCAGATGGGGGTATTTCCGCACAAAATTCAGGTTATTAA
- a CDS encoding helix-turn-helix domain-containing protein produces MDLSQVATPTLTPECQMMIVGIRDTQELLSGKWKTEIIGALYYGGKKRFMDLKRQLSGIAPKVLSKELKDLEMNHLISRTVLDTMPITVEYELTEQGKSLKIVIEAMAKWGINYRKQLFEK; encoded by the coding sequence ATGGATCTTTCACAGGTTGCGACGCCTACGCTGACACCGGAATGTCAGATGATGATCGTTGGGATTAGGGATACGCAGGAGTTGTTAAGTGGAAAATGGAAGACGGAGATTATCGGAGCGTTGTATTATGGGGGGAAAAAGCGGTTTATGGATTTGAAACGACAGTTGTCAGGAATAGCGCCGAAGGTATTGTCGAAAGAGTTGAAAGATCTGGAAATGAACCACCTGATCAGCAGAACAGTGCTGGATACAATGCCGATCACGGTGGAGTATGAGCTGACAGAACAAGGGAAGAGTCTGAAAATTGTAATTGAAGCCATGGCGAAATGGGGGATCAATTACAGGAAACAGCTGTTTGAAAAGTAG
- a CDS encoding LytTR family DNA-binding domain-containing protein has product MKLVIIEDEKVTARDLARTITQAFPEAEIVDIIGTVREGVEYFADVPQVDLIFSDIQLGDGLSFEIFSKVEIDIPVIFCTAFDEYALDAFRANGIDYILKPFDKQAVAAAINKYISFTGKRTSYKALEEIFVTRKSAEPGSVLVYQKDKIFPVAIDTIAFFYLKNGIVYLTTFDKKTYPLSKNMEELSKLTEPLFYRANRQYLIHKKSVLDASSYLSRKLSVTLSIPVPETITISREKVSQFLEWLTQA; this is encoded by the coding sequence ATGAAGCTGGTAATAATAGAAGATGAGAAGGTAACAGCGAGAGATCTTGCAAGGACGATCACACAAGCCTTTCCTGAAGCGGAAATTGTAGATATCATCGGAACCGTGCGCGAGGGAGTGGAGTACTTTGCTGATGTGCCTCAGGTAGATTTGATATTCTCTGATATTCAATTAGGTGACGGCCTGAGTTTTGAAATCTTCTCGAAGGTAGAGATCGACATTCCTGTCATCTTTTGTACAGCCTTTGATGAATATGCATTGGATGCGTTTCGTGCAAATGGAATTGATTACATCCTCAAACCTTTTGATAAACAGGCGGTAGCTGCTGCTATCAATAAGTATATCTCTTTTACGGGTAAACGAACTTCTTACAAAGCATTGGAAGAAATCTTTGTAACCCGTAAATCGGCAGAACCAGGATCGGTATTGGTCTATCAAAAGGATAAGATCTTTCCTGTAGCGATAGATACCATTGCATTCTTTTACCTGAAAAATGGAATTGTCTATCTGACAACTTTTGACAAGAAAACGTATCCTTTAAGTAAGAACATGGAGGAGTTGTCTAAACTAACAGAGCCTTTATTCTATCGTGCCAACAGGCAATACCTTATTCATAAAAAATCGGTGCTGGATGCATCAAGTTATTTATCAAGGAAGTTGTCAGTGACATTGTCGATACCTGTGCCCGAAACAATTACGATAAGCCGGGAAAAGGTCTCGCAGTTTTTAGAATGGCTGACACAGGCATAA
- a CDS encoding sensor histidine kinase, with protein sequence MANHLLRNKLFRYTLLISLCITAFVYIFVFIFSARQHVLIYPLFVGCRFLFQGIVNIYLYEWTFHGTSIANSRQKNLLRYLIGYLICFIFFFCTAPLEQIVSPLPPLPDHHWSIIDNIPSTLWQAAMNHGLVIIFQNLLILEYERANTALENSKLKTANLESANLLLKQQIHPHFLFNALSMMKSLYREDVEAGEAYLSHLVNFMRASLADHQQKIARLSDEIKLCNDYIEMQRIRFEDALVITIDIPEQVLQNGYVPSFSLQSLIENAIKHNEVTEASPLIIRVYLEEGRIITQNNLQLRRLIDGSNGKGLINLIERYRIFSADEVIIHQDNNNFTVSIKVLYNEAGNNRR encoded by the coding sequence ATGGCAAACCATCTGTTAAGAAATAAGCTGTTCCGGTATACCTTGCTGATTTCTTTATGCATCACTGCATTTGTTTACATCTTTGTATTCATATTCAGTGCGCGGCAACATGTATTGATCTACCCCTTGTTTGTGGGATGCCGGTTCCTGTTTCAGGGTATAGTCAATATCTATCTGTATGAATGGACCTTTCATGGAACGTCTATCGCGAATAGTAGGCAAAAGAACCTACTGCGGTACTTAATTGGATATCTCATTTGTTTTATCTTCTTTTTTTGCACCGCACCTTTGGAACAGATCGTTTCACCATTACCGCCGTTGCCGGATCACCATTGGTCAATAATTGATAATATCCCGTCTACATTGTGGCAGGCCGCTATGAACCATGGTCTGGTAATCATCTTTCAGAACCTGCTCATTCTGGAATATGAACGGGCTAATACAGCGTTGGAAAATTCAAAACTAAAAACAGCGAACCTCGAGTCTGCAAATTTGTTATTAAAGCAACAGATCCATCCGCATTTCCTTTTCAATGCATTGAGTATGATGAAAAGTTTGTACCGGGAAGATGTAGAAGCTGGAGAAGCGTACCTTTCTCATCTCGTGAATTTCATGCGGGCATCACTGGCCGATCACCAACAAAAAATAGCGCGATTGTCTGACGAGATTAAATTGTGCAATGATTACATCGAAATGCAGCGGATCCGTTTTGAAGATGCATTGGTCATTACCATTGATATTCCTGAACAAGTGTTGCAGAATGGATATGTACCTTCTTTTTCTTTGCAATCTTTGATAGAAAATGCTATCAAACATAATGAAGTAACCGAGGCATCTCCATTGATAATCAGGGTTTACCTGGAAGAGGGGCGGATCATTACACAAAACAATTTACAATTGCGAAGACTGATAGATGGATCTAATGGCAAGGGACTCATTAACCTGATTGAAAGATATCGGATCTTTTCGGCAGATGAAGTGATCATCCACCAGGATAATAATAACTTTACAGTTAGTATAAAAGTATTGTACAATGAAGCTGGTAATAATAGAAGATGA
- a CDS encoding SDR family oxidoreductase — translation MILITGAAGNLGSAIIDSMLKRVPANQIAAFVRSEQKAEQLKKLGLNIRIGDYNDIASLDNAMKGIDKVLLISGLSLERLKEHTNVVDAAKKAGVKQIVYTGVTMKDAAASPLKVLMESHFQTEDYIRASGITYTFLRNTLYAEVIPFYIGDQALNTGIHYPAGAGKVPYVYRPDLADAAAVVITNKGHENRTYQLTGDQLYSFTDVAAMLSEVSGKHIGYTDVDPVAFEKHMKEIGVPEVGIMISTGFAAAIKQGDFEVVTGDLEKLLGRKPTPVKQYLKAHYVK, via the coding sequence ATGATTCTAATAACCGGAGCAGCTGGAAATCTTGGATCGGCTATCATCGATAGCATGTTAAAGAGAGTACCTGCCAATCAAATCGCCGCATTTGTAAGAAGCGAACAGAAAGCTGAACAGCTGAAAAAACTCGGTCTCAATATCCGTATTGGGGATTATAATGATATCGCTTCCCTGGATAATGCGATGAAAGGGATTGATAAAGTACTCCTCATTTCCGGCTTGTCCCTTGAACGACTGAAAGAGCATACCAATGTTGTAGACGCTGCAAAAAAAGCAGGTGTAAAACAAATTGTTTACACAGGTGTAACCATGAAAGATGCAGCTGCCAGTCCGCTGAAAGTACTGATGGAATCTCACTTCCAGACGGAAGATTATATCAGGGCAAGTGGTATTACTTATACATTCCTGCGTAATACCCTGTATGCAGAGGTGATTCCTTTCTACATCGGTGACCAGGCGTTGAATACGGGTATTCACTACCCGGCAGGAGCTGGTAAAGTACCTTATGTATACCGGCCAGACCTGGCAGATGCTGCGGCTGTGGTGATTACAAACAAAGGTCATGAGAACAGGACATATCAACTCACTGGCGATCAGTTGTATTCATTTACAGATGTTGCAGCCATGCTGTCAGAAGTGTCTGGTAAACACATTGGTTATACCGATGTGGATCCGGTTGCTTTTGAAAAGCATATGAAGGAGATTGGTGTGCCGGAAGTGGGCATTATGATTAGTACTGGTTTTGCTGCGGCGATTAAGCAAGGTGATTTTGAAGTGGTGACAGGGGATCTGGAGAAGTTACTGGGTAGAAAGCCTACGCCGGTGAAGCAGTATCTGAAAGCACATTATGTGAAGTAA
- a CDS encoding glycoside hydrolase family 43 protein produces MTRILIVCLCSWLFCCYASLQGIAQPLVKHIYTADPSAHVFNGRIYIYPSHDTATGVPEDDLGSHFDMKDFHVLSLDHVGGKVTDHGVALSLKDVPWAKKQLWAPDAAYANHTYYLYFPAKDSAGIFHIGVATSSKPEGPFKALPKPIVGSYSIDPCVFKDENGSFYMYFGGIWGGQLQKWDHNKYNGAAGNRNVDDVAALPRIAKLKKDMTSFDGPVKDVVILDEHGQPFHEKDNDKRFFEASWVHKYKGKYYFSYSTGDTHNLCYAIGDSPYGPFIYKGIIMTPVTGWTTHHSIVEKDGKWYLFYHDVELSGKTYLRNVKVTELHYKEDGSIVTIHPEAISPQAHH; encoded by the coding sequence ATGACCCGGATATTAATTGTTTGTTTATGTTCATGGTTGTTTTGTTGTTACGCATCCCTGCAAGGAATAGCACAACCACTGGTAAAGCATATTTATACAGCAGACCCTTCTGCCCACGTATTTAATGGCCGAATTTACATTTACCCTTCGCATGATACAGCAACAGGTGTACCAGAGGACGACTTAGGCAGTCATTTTGATATGAAAGATTTCCATGTGCTATCATTAGATCATGTAGGTGGTAAAGTAACGGATCATGGAGTCGCCTTGAGTTTAAAAGACGTACCCTGGGCAAAGAAACAATTATGGGCACCGGATGCAGCGTATGCGAACCACACTTATTATTTATACTTTCCGGCAAAGGATAGTGCAGGCATCTTCCATATCGGAGTAGCCACCAGCAGTAAACCCGAAGGCCCATTTAAAGCTTTGCCAAAGCCAATTGTGGGGAGTTATAGTATAGACCCTTGTGTGTTTAAAGATGAGAATGGAAGTTTCTATATGTATTTCGGAGGAATATGGGGTGGACAATTGCAAAAGTGGGATCATAACAAATATAATGGCGCTGCCGGAAATCGCAATGTAGATGATGTAGCGGCTCTACCGAGAATTGCAAAACTGAAAAAGGATATGACAAGTTTTGATGGCCCGGTAAAAGATGTAGTCATTTTAGATGAACATGGACAGCCATTTCACGAAAAGGATAATGACAAACGATTCTTTGAAGCTTCCTGGGTACATAAATATAAAGGGAAGTATTACTTTTCTTATTCTACAGGTGATACACACAATTTGTGTTATGCGATTGGCGATTCTCCTTATGGACCATTTATTTACAAAGGCATCATCATGACCCCTGTAACAGGGTGGACTACGCATCATTCTATTGTTGAGAAAGATGGGAAATGGTATTTGTTTTATCATGATGTAGAGCTATCTGGCAAGACTTATTTGAGAAATGTAAAAGTGACAGAGCTGCATTATAAGGAGGATGGAAGTATTGTGACGATACATCCCGAAGCGATCTCCCCACAGGCACATCATTGA